In one Salvelinus sp. IW2-2015 linkage group LG26, ASM291031v2, whole genome shotgun sequence genomic region, the following are encoded:
- the LOC111952326 gene encoding DENN domain-containing protein 11-like has protein sequence MVEQSDRAPLLDWEEISPAELTQAVPSPAKEHGWESSPPDGCSQGITAPGIGWSTRYGGRATVTAVPSLNGIPSPDYTGPRDVPSPINADPGISLXERVGWEEKDQIVSVFVVTFDTRSGNMVEWCLPQDVNLDGVEFKSMASGSHRISNDFIYFRKGCYFGLACFANMPVESELERGARMKSVGILSPSYTLLYHYMHFLENQVRHQLQCPGSYSPLEAFYEDKKAVLHPAGNGLVTACPTSYWVPAINRCMHPEMKITHPAGCMSQFIRFFGEQILVLWKFALLRKRILMFSPPPVGVVCYRVYCCCCLSNVSIPGIGVSVPELRPFFYXKVADIAALATEMSYVACTTEKIFEEKKELYDVYVDNQNVKTHRDSMQPLLRLNGADREKYRKLSEQRQMLHYTQEVDGDCTSNEEDLFILFFMEQNNRIFQTLSEVEASADHTLTAEHVRAMGLDPQADRTFLEDLLEVYGIDVMLVIDNPCCP, from the exons ATGGTCGAGCAGTCGGATCGCGCACCACTGCTGGACTGGGAAGAGATTTCACCAGCCGAACTGACCCAGGCGGTTCCCTCACCAGCAAAAGAACATGGATGGGAATCGAGCCCGCCAGACGGCTGTTCTCAGGGCATCACCGCGCCTGGCATAGGCTGGAGCACCAGATATGGGGGTCGAGCAACTGTAACCGCTGTTCCCAGTTTGAACGGGATCCCTAGCCCTGACTACACTGGTCCACGGGATGTCCCCAGTCCCATCAATGCCGACCCTGGAATATCTCTGAAWGAACGAGTGGGATGGGAGGAAAAGGACCAAatagtgtctgtgtttgtggtaACCTTTGACACAAGATCCG GTAACATGGTGGAATGGTGCTTACCCCAAGATGTGAATCTTGACGGAGTGGAATTCAAGTCAATGGCCAGCGGCTCACACAGAATCAGCAACGACTTCAT ATATTTCCGTAAAGGCTGCTATTTTGGGCTGGCGTGTTTTGCTAACATGCCTGTTGAGAGTGAGTTGGAGAGAGGGGCACGGATGAAGTCTGTGGGTATTCTGTCTCCCTCCTACACCCTCTTATATCACTACATGCACTTCCTGGAGAACCAGGTTAG ACACCAGCTGCAGTGCCCTGGCTCGTACTCTCCTCTGGAGGCCTTCTATGAGGATAAAAAAGCTGTGCTGCACCCAGCAGGGAACGGACTGGTCACTGCCTGTCCAACCAGCTACTGGGTCCCAGCCATCAACCGCTGCATGCACCCAGAGATGAAG ATCACCCACCCGGCCGGCTGCATGTCCCAGTTCATCCGCTTCTTTGGGGAGCAGATCCTGGTGCTGTGGAAGTTTGCCCTGCTCCGAAAACGCATCCTCATGTTTTCCCCACCGCCTGTTGGTGTTGTGTGCTACAGGG TGTACTGTTGTTGCTGCCTGTCCAACGTCTCTATACCTGGGATAGGTGTGTCTGTGCCTGAGCTCCGCCCCTTCTTCTACYTCAARGTGGCAGACATCGCTGCCCTGGCGACAGAGATGTCATATGTGGCCT GCACCACCGAGAAGATATTTGAGGAGAAGAAGGAGCTGTATGACGTATACGTTGATAACCAGAATGTGAAGACACACAGAGATAGCATGCAGCCACTGCTCCGGCTGAACGGGGCCGACCGGGAGAAGTATAGGAAACTGAGCGAACAAAG GCAAATGCTACATTACACTCAGGAGGTGGATGGAGACTGCACATCAAATGAGGAGGACCTCTTTATCCT GTTTTTCATGGAGCAGAATAACCGTATCTTCCAGACTCTATCGGAGGTGGAGGCGAGTGCGGACCACACCCTGACGGCAGAGCACGTGAGAGCCATGGGACTGGACCCCCAGGCAGACCGCACATTCCTGGAAGACCTGCTGGAGGTCTATGGCATTGACGTTATGCTGGTCATCGATAACCCCTGCTGCCCCTGA